In one window of Acidobacteriota bacterium DNA:
- a CDS encoding CHAT domain-containing protein — translation MRCLSSKKSPGRTGRHWRLALILLFFFPSLASSQPAQSPENLQLSPNRAVEKTISGNAAQSFGLSLESGQYVRLRLEQSQAECSLAIYNALRQKLQEVFYKGQATAHLSFLPKTSSDYTIVVTPVLMFSDTARYRLAIEDLRAVKAQDHLRLAAEKALSEGEYLQDKGAIRKAINRFEQALQLWRELGAFTEQGNALIKLGEIYQLSGNYQRSLTYFQQALRLSRERSDKQLEAEALNDCGYTDLYLGNKAKAYEAITQALTLSMATGNPRLRIQAFYRLGEYFDLSGDFANALVHYQEALTLAQQHNDLRAKALIIFNIGTVYSALNDKSPGLENLNEAVSLAQFLKDSRLEAWALISIGHLYSKLSEKQEALNYYSQAQRIIGSTGDRVWEASIYSGLGYVWDELGNKATALNYHKKALAIYQTTNLVKALIPALFTIGKLYQSINQQQQAMAYLLRAQRANQLARDREFEPVIIHQMGELFASMGNSRLAMQYFEKALKLNQLIHQPREEAVNLNGIGNLLFQNNEPFKAIEVFKQALKLSEQVGNKFEAINTLVFLAKIEMSLKNWQTARHHLNDAISLSEFIRQNVKGPELRTSYFSTAQKIYDLYVDLLMLLHRQNATAGFDALAFAMSERARARTLIELLLESQIDIREGVEASLLEREKELQQRFTEKAVFKDRLLSMQHSPAQLKALDAELEEISEALKRARSHIRAANPHYAALSASQSLTTSEIQALLDDDTALLEYRLGDERSFLWLVSSSTLQSFALPSREEIESEVARFYQLITESEGAVRGSIRLQNQPKARKVSDFTQSATRLSELLLAPVASHIAGKRLVIVADGALQYIPFAALPLNESAVGSRESEVNKPPTTNRQPESSISAVENLSRQADSRLPTPDARLPLICNHEIINLPSAAVLAVLRQEFGKRPTAEKSLAIFADPVFNQQDERLTASAGLKNSAASHRRMRTVRQRSIAELLTRTDKRAIDRLMFSSKEAEAILQLVNSNDALQATGFAASRDTVLQSELSRYRFIHFATHGLLDNHNPEMSSIVLSLYDESGKSQNGYLRFADICDLKLNAELVVLSACQTALGKEFRGEGLMGLTRGFMQAGAKRVVASLWNVNDKATAELMKRFYKKLLVDGLRPSAALRQAQIEMFQSKPWKSPYFWAGFTLQGEWR, via the coding sequence ATGAGATGCCTATCCAGTAAAAAATCGCCTGGACGCACAGGAAGGCACTGGCGTTTGGCGCTCATCCTCCTGTTTTTTTTCCCAAGCCTGGCATCGTCGCAACCAGCTCAATCGCCGGAAAACCTTCAACTAAGCCCAAACCGTGCTGTCGAAAAAACGATTTCCGGCAACGCGGCACAGAGCTTTGGGTTATCTCTGGAATCAGGGCAATACGTTCGTTTACGACTGGAACAAAGTCAGGCGGAATGCAGTCTTGCCATCTATAATGCGCTCAGGCAAAAACTACAAGAGGTCTTCTACAAAGGGCAGGCGACTGCGCATCTCTCATTTCTGCCGAAAACTTCATCCGATTACACCATTGTGGTCACGCCGGTTCTGATGTTTTCCGACACCGCCAGGTATCGCCTTGCAATTGAAGACCTGCGCGCCGTGAAAGCTCAAGACCATCTGCGCCTGGCGGCTGAAAAAGCCTTATCTGAGGGCGAATATCTGCAAGACAAGGGCGCCATTCGCAAAGCCATCAATCGCTTTGAACAGGCGCTGCAACTCTGGCGCGAACTTGGGGCGTTTACCGAACAGGGCAACGCGCTCATCAAACTCGGCGAGATTTATCAATTAAGCGGAAATTACCAGCGTTCGTTGACCTATTTTCAACAAGCTTTGCGCCTGAGCCGGGAACGGTCGGATAAACAGCTTGAGGCGGAGGCTTTAAATGACTGCGGCTATACCGACCTGTATCTCGGCAATAAAGCAAAAGCTTACGAAGCCATCACCCAGGCTTTAACATTAAGTATGGCGACGGGCAATCCGCGTCTCCGAATTCAGGCGTTTTATCGACTCGGAGAATATTTTGATTTAAGCGGCGATTTCGCGAATGCGCTGGTTCATTACCAGGAGGCTTTGACGCTTGCCCAACAACACAACGACCTGCGCGCCAAGGCACTCATTATTTTTAATATTGGCACGGTCTATTCGGCACTAAATGACAAATCGCCGGGCTTGGAAAATCTCAATGAAGCAGTTTCGCTTGCGCAATTTCTTAAAGACTCCCGCCTGGAAGCCTGGGCGCTGATTAGCATCGGGCATCTCTATTCAAAATTGTCAGAAAAGCAGGAGGCATTAAATTATTATTCTCAAGCGCAACGAATAATCGGCAGCACCGGCGATAGAGTTTGGGAAGCCAGCATTTATAGCGGCTTAGGATATGTTTGGGATGAATTGGGCAACAAAGCAACGGCGTTGAACTATCACAAAAAGGCGCTCGCGATTTATCAAACCACCAATCTGGTCAAAGCCTTGATTCCGGCGCTTTTTACGATTGGCAAACTTTATCAATCTATCAATCAGCAGCAACAGGCAATGGCTTATTTATTGCGCGCCCAACGCGCCAATCAATTGGCGCGTGATCGTGAATTCGAGCCGGTCATCATTCACCAGATGGGCGAACTTTTTGCTTCGATGGGCAACTCGCGACTGGCGATGCAGTATTTTGAAAAAGCCTTAAAGCTTAATCAATTGATTCACCAACCGCGTGAAGAAGCGGTCAATCTCAATGGCATCGGCAATCTGCTCTTTCAGAATAATGAGCCGTTCAAGGCGATTGAGGTATTCAAGCAGGCGTTAAAACTCAGCGAACAGGTAGGCAACAAATTTGAAGCGATAAATACTCTGGTTTTTCTGGCAAAAATCGAAATGTCGCTGAAAAACTGGCAGACCGCGCGCCATCATCTTAACGACGCCATCAGCCTGTCGGAATTCATTCGCCAAAATGTTAAAGGACCGGAACTTCGCACCAGTTATTTTTCCACCGCACAAAAGATTTATGACCTCTACGTAGACCTGTTGATGTTGCTGCATCGACAAAATGCGACGGCGGGATTCGACGCGCTGGCGTTTGCGATGAGTGAACGAGCCAGAGCCAGAACCTTGATTGAATTGTTGCTGGAATCGCAAATTGATATACGCGAAGGCGTGGAGGCATCCTTGCTGGAGCGCGAAAAAGAATTACAGCAAAGGTTCACCGAAAAAGCTGTATTTAAAGACCGCTTGCTGAGTATGCAGCACTCGCCAGCCCAACTCAAAGCCCTGGATGCAGAACTCGAAGAAATTTCCGAAGCATTAAAACGCGCGCGTTCCCACATTCGTGCAGCCAATCCGCACTATGCTGCGTTGTCCGCTTCACAATCGCTGACGACGAGTGAGATTCAAGCGCTGCTTGATGATGACACGGCGCTTTTGGAATACCGGCTTGGCGATGAGCGCAGTTTTTTATGGCTCGTCAGTTCGTCAACCTTGCAAAGTTTTGCGCTTCCCTCACGTGAGGAAATCGAATCTGAGGTGGCGCGTTTTTATCAACTGATTACTGAATCGGAGGGAGCGGTTCGCGGTTCGATTCGCTTACAAAATCAACCAAAGGCACGGAAAGTTTCTGATTTTACTCAATCGGCAACTCGTTTGAGTGAACTGTTGCTCGCGCCGGTGGCGTCACACATCGCTGGCAAACGTCTGGTCATCGTCGCTGATGGCGCGTTGCAATACATTCCGTTTGCCGCTTTGCCGTTAAACGAATCTGCGGTCGGGAGTCGGGAGTCGGAAGTCAACAAACCGCCAACTACCAACCGCCAACCCGAAAGTTCAATATCCGCTGTAGAAAATTTGTCGCGACAAGCCGACTCTCGACTCCCGACTCCCGACGCCCGACTCCCTTTGATCTGCAATCACGAAATCATCAACCTGCCATCTGCTGCCGTGCTCGCCGTGTTGCGACAGGAATTCGGCAAACGACCGACGGCTGAAAAATCTCTGGCTATTTTTGCCGACCCGGTGTTTAACCAGCAGGATGAACGGCTCACGGCATCCGCCGGTTTGAAAAACTCAGCAGCCAGCCATCGAAGGATGAGAACTGTCAGGCAAAGAAGCATCGCAGAATTATTAACCCGCACGGATAAACGCGCCATTGACCGGTTGATGTTTTCCAGCAAAGAGGCGGAGGCGATTTTGCAATTGGTAAACTCAAATGACGCTTTGCAGGCGACAGGCTTTGCCGCAAGCCGCGATACGGTTTTGCAAAGTGAGTTGAGCCGCTATCGGTTCATTCATTTTGCGACTCACGGCTTACTGGATAACCATAACCCGGAAATGTCCAGCATCGTCTTATCGCTTTATGATGAAAGCGGCAAATCGCAAAATGGTTATCTGCGATTCGCCGACATCTGCGATTTAAAATTGAATGCCGAACTGGTGGTGCTCTCAGCCTGCCAGACGGCGCTCGGCAAAGAGTTTCGCGGCGAAGGGTTGATGGGACTAACGCGCGGCTTTATGCAGGCTGGCGCTAAACGTGTGGTCGCGAGCCTCTGGAACGTGAACGACAAAGCCACTGCCGAGTTGATGAAACGATTTTATAAAAAATTACTGGTTGACGGGTTGCGACCATCAGCCGCACTGCGCCAGGCGCAAATCGAGATGTTTCAGAGCAAGCCCTGGAAATCGCCTTATTTCTGGGCAGGATTTACTTTGCAGGGTGAATGGCGTTGA
- a CDS encoding clostripain-related cysteine peptidase: MKNWTIMIYMASDNDLGDESIGALKGLFAVGVNANFAVVVQFDPFGKDNSRRYVLSTPRGEFALDKDGVLEKSGVKKRVPPTYTKKKGALRSYLAQRIREFFDFAIQGCPAENYLLVLAGHGSGAVGEVLMLDTSPLSFLSLTDVRDILKKISPTIKKINGKDKIDILGFDSCAMSALEVGYELKDYIRYLVAAEGLESSLGWPYFRLTATLKEKADFTPEELAHLLVKTHTAFYADFATSGISGDLAVCDMQNIEGLKKSVANLAKVLLKKMSEEVKSRDTVKRVTQAIITAHWEAQSYKFEEYTDLWDFCDLLEHHCEDEKVINVCREVKKSISNESNQQGDLYPGAKEKTRYVLKSCYAGGCYQHSHGVSIFFPWVEDELGWKGYDKLRFVKDSNWKGFLKSYLDSTTRKPRPSANPRARLQPVVAKAIATGFRYVPPYTRYVPPYSKYVPPYSKGFMGEGKVKNPPRKYFVDVYE; this comes from the coding sequence ATGAAAAATTGGACAATCATGATTTATATGGCAAGCGATAACGATTTGGGTGACGAAAGCATCGGCGCGCTGAAAGGACTATTCGCAGTTGGCGTCAACGCCAACTTTGCTGTCGTCGTTCAATTTGACCCTTTTGGAAAAGACAACTCACGAAGATATGTCCTCTCGACACCAAGAGGAGAGTTCGCTTTAGATAAAGATGGGGTGTTGGAAAAAAGCGGCGTCAAAAAACGCGTGCCGCCGACTTATACAAAAAAGAAGGGTGCATTAAGGTCTTATCTGGCACAACGAATTCGCGAGTTCTTTGACTTTGCCATTCAGGGTTGTCCGGCAGAAAACTATTTACTGGTTTTAGCGGGTCACGGCAGCGGCGCGGTCGGCGAAGTTTTAATGCTCGATACGTCACCGCTCAGTTTTCTGTCGCTTACGGATGTGCGCGACATCCTGAAAAAAATCTCCCCGACGATAAAAAAAATCAACGGCAAAGACAAAATTGATATTCTGGGTTTTGATTCCTGCGCCATGAGCGCGCTTGAGGTAGGTTACGAATTGAAGGATTATATCCGCTACCTGGTCGCTGCCGAAGGCTTGGAATCCAGTCTTGGCTGGCCCTACTTTCGCCTGACCGCAACTTTGAAAGAAAAAGCCGATTTCACGCCTGAAGAACTAGCCCACTTGCTGGTAAAAACTCATACCGCCTTTTATGCGGACTTTGCCACTTCCGGTATATCGGGCGATTTAGCGGTATGCGATATGCAAAACATCGAGGGCTTGAAAAAGAGCGTTGCCAATCTGGCTAAAGTATTACTCAAAAAAATGAGCGAAGAAGTAAAAAGTCGCGATACGGTTAAGCGGGTAACTCAGGCGATCATCACCGCTCATTGGGAAGCGCAATCCTATAAATTTGAAGAGTACACTGACCTCTGGGATTTTTGTGACCTCCTCGAACACCATTGTGAAGATGAAAAAGTTATCAATGTCTGCCGGGAGGTGAAAAAATCAATCAGCAACGAAAGCAACCAACAGGGCGACCTATATCCGGGTGCAAAGGAAAAAACCAGGTATGTTTTGAAATCCTGTTATGCCGGAGGCTGTTACCAACATTCGCATGGAGTGTCCATTTTTTTCCCCTGGGTTGAAGATGAATTGGGTTGGAAAGGTTACGACAAACTCCGTTTTGTAAAAGACAGTAACTGGAAGGGGTTTTTGAAATCCTATCTCGATTCTACAACGCGCAAACCTCGTCCTTCGGCAAATCCTCGGGCACGTCTCCAGCCGGTCGTTGCCAAAGCAATCGCCACAGGTTTTCGGTATGTGCCGCCTTATACCCGATATGTGCCGCCTTACAGTAAGTATGTGCCACCTTATAGCAAAGGGTTTATGGGAGAAGGAAAAGTAAAAAATCCGCCCCGGAAATATTTTGTAGATGTTTATGAATAA
- a CDS encoding inositol monophosphatase family protein, translating to MLEFAISVAKEAGALLRDRLNTNFTISHKGEINLVTEVDIASESLIRERIATRFPRHQVLAEESGLAETSSDYRWVIDPLDGTTNYAHGYPIFCVSIGLEHQGKAIIGVVYDPMREELFSAERGSGAWLNNKKIQVSDIKELSKSLLSTGFPYDIKTSKVTNLEHWTNFAMNAQALRRDGAAALDLCYTACGRFDGFWELNLSAWDMVAGSLIVEEAGGRITNFAGGEFSAYVPEIIASNGLIHEQMMAIIAMKEQ from the coding sequence ATGCTCGAATTTGCCATCAGTGTGGCTAAAGAGGCTGGGGCGTTGTTGCGCGACCGGCTCAATACCAATTTCACTATCTCTCATAAAGGCGAAATCAATCTCGTCACCGAAGTCGATATTGCCAGCGAAAGTTTAATCCGCGAACGTATCGCGACGCGCTTCCCACGCCATCAAGTGCTTGCCGAAGAGAGCGGCTTGGCGGAAACCAGTTCGGATTATCGCTGGGTCATTGACCCTCTGGATGGCACCACCAATTACGCGCACGGCTATCCGATTTTTTGCGTTTCCATTGGGCTTGAACATCAGGGCAAAGCGATTATCGGCGTCGTCTATGACCCGATGCGCGAAGAATTATTTTCCGCAGAACGCGGCAGCGGCGCGTGGCTCAACAATAAAAAAATTCAGGTGTCGGATATTAAAGAATTATCGAAAAGCTTACTGTCCACAGGTTTTCCTTATGACATCAAAACCTCCAAGGTAACGAACCTCGAACACTGGACGAATTTTGCGATGAACGCGCAGGCTTTGAGGCGCGATGGCGCGGCAGCATTGGATTTGTGTTACACGGCTTGCGGACGTTTTGACGGATTCTGGGAACTCAATTTGAGCGCCTGGGATATGGTCGCAGGCAGTTTGATTGTCGAGGAAGCGGGCGGACGTATCACGAATTTCGCGGGCGGCGAATTTTCCGCCTATGTGCCTGAAATTATCGCCAGCAATGGATTGATTCACGAGCAGATGATGGCGATCATCGCCATGAAAGAGCAGTAG
- a CDS encoding alpha/beta fold hydrolase, with amino-acid sequence MNKAHIIDQLQRTPFVPHPAIKNGHAQTIVGSFIRRRTPLLTKLATPRFFDVAPSTQVLGDCSWQEDKANRPTLILLHGMEGSIDSGYMLGTAEQALAAGFNVIRLNHRNCGGTEHLTPTLYHAGLTDDLRAIIKELIEVDKLKEIYVVGYSLGGNIVMKLAGEYGATVPAEVKGVIVVSPSIDLSICADAIEMRSNFIYHLRFIYSLRNRMRRKARLFPEKYDETKLAGVWTIRKFDDVYTSRHMGFRDVADYYQRASAIGFVKDIRVPTLIIHAKDDPFIPFVSFESREVNDNPNVILLDTTHGGHVGFITGDKDPTNRFWYEKKIVEFVSLIKKSGVWSLESKERKYEVGTMKSEQ; translated from the coding sequence ATGAATAAAGCACACATTATCGACCAACTCCAGCGCACACCATTTGTGCCGCATCCGGCTATCAAGAACGGGCACGCGCAAACCATCGTCGGGTCATTCATTCGCCGCCGCACGCCGCTGCTCACAAAGCTCGCGACGCCGCGCTTTTTCGATGTCGCGCCATCAACGCAAGTCCTGGGCGATTGTTCCTGGCAGGAAGATAAAGCCAACCGCCCGACGCTCATTTTATTGCACGGAATGGAAGGTTCGATTGATTCGGGTTATATGCTGGGAACCGCAGAACAGGCTCTGGCAGCCGGTTTCAACGTCATACGCCTCAATCATCGCAACTGCGGCGGCACCGAACACCTGACGCCGACTTTGTATCACGCGGGACTCACGGACGATTTGCGCGCCATCATCAAAGAGTTGATTGAGGTGGACAAGCTCAAAGAAATTTATGTTGTCGGTTATTCGCTTGGCGGCAATATCGTGATGAAGCTTGCGGGCGAATACGGCGCGACGGTTCCAGCCGAAGTCAAAGGCGTCATCGTGGTGTCACCTTCGATTGATTTATCCATCTGCGCCGATGCCATCGAGATGCGCTCGAATTTCATTTATCACCTGCGGTTTATTTACAGTCTCAGGAATCGTATGCGCCGCAAAGCGCGGTTGTTTCCTGAAAAATATGACGAAACGAAATTGGCGGGCGTGTGGACGATTCGCAAATTTGATGATGTCTATACCTCGCGCCACATGGGTTTTCGCGATGTGGCGGATTACTATCAGCGGGCGAGCGCCATCGGTTTCGTCAAAGACATTCGAGTGCCGACGCTCATTATTCATGCCAAAGACGACCCGTTCATTCCCTTTGTGTCGTTTGAAAGTCGCGAGGTCAACGATAACCCCAATGTCATATTGCTCGATACCACGCACGGCGGACACGTCGGTTTCATCACCGGCGACAAAGACCCGACGAATCGTTTCTGGTATGAAAAGAAGATTGTCGAGTTCGTTAGTCTAATAAAGAAGTCTGGAGTCTGGAGTCTGGAGTCAAAAGAGAGAAAGTATGAAGTCGGAACGATGAAGTCGGAACAATGA
- a CDS encoding phosphopentomutase — MPDNQPFNRIILVVLDSAGIGEMPDAADYGDAGADTIGHTLQSRTVHIPHLREMGLANIKPLAVPGILNPTGVFGRGATLSKGKDTTTGHWEMSGIITANPFPTYLHGFPPRVIEKFEKAIGRQVLGNKPASGTEIIKELGEEHMKTGSPIVYTSADSVFQIAAHEDIVPLKQLYEWCEIAREQLTGEDQVARVIARPFVGEPGNFRRTEARIDYAIDPPETMLLDIIKARDLPVAAIGKIGSIFCHRGTTEELQAGNNEASIDQTLHALQETPSGLIFTNLVDFDMLYGHRNDVEGYAKALERFDERLPEIQAAMKGDDLLIITADHGCDPADISTDHTREYVPILAWGKHIKHGVDLGIRSSLADIGQTVAENFHLHLAAGQSFLKEMI; from the coding sequence ATGCCTGACAATCAACCTTTCAATCGCATCATTCTTGTTGTTTTAGACAGCGCGGGCATCGGCGAAATGCCTGACGCTGCGGATTACGGCGACGCCGGCGCAGACACCATCGGTCATACCTTGCAATCGCGAACGGTTCACATTCCGCATCTGCGCGAGATGGGACTAGCGAACATCAAACCGCTTGCCGTGCCCGGCATCTTAAATCCGACGGGCGTATTCGGGCGCGGCGCAACGCTGTCGAAAGGTAAAGACACGACAACCGGACATTGGGAAATGAGCGGCATCATCACCGCCAATCCTTTCCCGACTTACTTGCATGGTTTTCCGCCGCGCGTCATTGAAAAATTCGAGAAAGCCATCGGGCGACAAGTGCTCGGCAACAAACCGGCATCGGGAACCGAAATCATCAAAGAACTCGGCGAAGAACATATGAAAACCGGAAGCCCGATTGTTTACACCTCCGCCGACAGCGTCTTTCAAATCGCCGCCCACGAAGACATCGTGCCGCTCAAACAACTGTACGAATGGTGCGAAATCGCTCGCGAACAACTCACCGGTGAAGACCAGGTGGCGCGCGTCATCGCCCGCCCGTTCGTTGGCGAACCGGGCAATTTTCGCCGCACCGAAGCGCGCATTGATTATGCGATTGATCCGCCCGAAACCATGCTGTTGGACATCATTAAAGCGCGCGATTTGCCGGTCGCGGCAATTGGCAAAATCGGTTCGATATTCTGCCATCGCGGAACGACTGAGGAATTGCAGGCGGGCAACAATGAAGCGAGCATCGACCAGACGCTTCACGCGCTTCAAGAAACGCCGAGCGGATTGATTTTCACCAACCTTGTGGATTTCGATATGCTTTACGGGCATCGCAATGATGTGGAAGGTTACGCGAAAGCTCTGGAGCGATTCGATGAACGCTTGCCGGAAATTCAAGCGGCGATGAAAGGTGATGATTTATTGATTATCACTGCCGATCACGGTTGCGACCCGGCGGATATTTCGACCGACCACACCCGCGAATATGTGCCGATTCTGGCTTGGGGCAAGCACATTAAACACGGGGTTGATTTAGGCATTCGTTCGTCGCTTGCCGACATCGGACAAACCGTAGCCGAAAATTTTCACTTGCACCTCGCCGCCGGTCAGAGTTTTTTGAAAGAAATGATTTGA
- a CDS encoding cytochrome c3 family protein produces the protein MKSHYLEKIFYTQQPYRRLKIIVILLFLILFAIIWALTQGAKAESDTANTTATKEKNSCVECHTQMGEALAHPVEAMQKDVHAEHNLSCADCHGGDPTQFAPELAMNPRKGFIAKPKPKEMAAFCGKCHSDAEFMKKFNPTMRVDQEHEYATSVHGKRVQQGDEKPATCISCHGFHGIKAVNDATSPVYPLNVAATCSGCHANADYMRGYDIPTNQLEKYNHSVHAEALQKKQDLSAPTCNDCHGNHGAAPPGVSAVANVCGTCHSRQAEMFQKSPHNDAFANMGVAGCAVCHSNHEIQTPSDELIGTNDKSACVNCHTQGDAGFAAAATMRGMISELDEQIHDADGLLTKAAKAGMEVSRPQFELQETRNQLVNARVVVHSFSPTTLANAVSPAIESAKKQTEEGKQALVELRNRYKGLGLSLAFIFLAAMSVYLKIRQIENGKNK, from the coding sequence ATGAAATCGCATTATCTGGAAAAAATCTTTTATACACAGCAACCATATCGTCGTCTCAAAATCATTGTGATCTTACTGTTTTTGATTTTATTCGCCATCATATGGGCGCTGACTCAGGGCGCAAAGGCTGAAAGCGACACGGCAAATACCACCGCAACCAAAGAGAAAAACAGTTGCGTCGAATGTCACACGCAGATGGGCGAAGCCTTAGCCCATCCCGTCGAAGCCATGCAAAAGGATGTGCATGCGGAGCACAATTTATCTTGCGCCGATTGTCACGGCGGCGATCCGACACAGTTTGCGCCGGAACTGGCAATGAATCCGCGCAAAGGGTTCATTGCCAAACCCAAGCCTAAAGAGATGGCGGCATTTTGCGGCAAATGTCACAGCGATGCCGAGTTCATGAAAAAATTCAATCCGACCATGCGTGTCGATCAGGAACATGAATACGCCACCAGTGTTCACGGCAAACGGGTTCAACAGGGCGATGAAAAACCCGCGACCTGCATTAGTTGTCATGGATTTCACGGCATCAAGGCGGTAAATGACGCGACCTCGCCGGTCTATCCGTTGAATGTCGCTGCCACTTGCAGCGGGTGTCATGCCAATGCCGACTATATGCGCGGGTACGACATTCCGACCAACCAACTGGAAAAATATAATCACAGCGTACACGCCGAAGCTTTGCAGAAAAAACAAGACCTGTCGGCTCCGACCTGCAACGATTGTCACGGCAATCACGGCGCAGCGCCGCCGGGCGTCAGCGCGGTGGCGAATGTTTGCGGGACCTGTCATTCGCGGCAAGCGGAAATGTTTCAGAAAAGCCCACACAACGACGCTTTCGCAAACATGGGCGTAGCCGGATGCGCAGTCTGTCACAGTAACCATGAAATTCAAACGCCAAGCGATGAATTGATTGGCACAAATGACAAATCGGCTTGCGTGAATTGTCACACTCAAGGCGATGCGGGATTTGCGGCGGCGGCAACTATGCGCGGAATGATTAGCGAATTGGATGAACAAATTCATGACGCCGACGGGTTACTGACGAAAGCCGCGAAAGCCGGGATGGAGGTGAGCCGCCCGCAATTTGAATTGCAGGAAACCCGCAATCAATTGGTCAATGCGCGGGTCGTGGTTCATAGCTTTTCGCCGACGACACTGGCAAACGCCGTCAGCCCGGCTATCGAGTCTGCGAAAAAACAGACCGAAGAAGGCAAGCAGGCGCTCGTTGAATTGCGCAATCGCTATAAAGGATTGGGACTGTCGTTAGCGTTTATTTTCCTAGCGGCAATGTCGGTGTATTTGAAGATTCGACAAATCGAAAACGGGAAAAACAAATAG
- a CDS encoding cytochrome bc complex cytochrome b subunit → MKLTLQSDTLTWLDDRVGIETLKQLAQKKEVPLHRHTIWYYFGGMTLFLFAVQMITGVLLLFYYKPGAETAFESVQYIMADVRFGWLIRSIHSWSANLMIFTMFVHMFSVFLLKAYRAPRELTWVSGSLLFFIILGFGFSGYLLPWNKLAYFATKVGTEIAGVVPIIGQLVLRFLRGGDEVTGATLTRFYGLHVSVLPAITLLLLVAHILFVQRQGMSVPKKFESKKLPTMKFVPNFLLRDVLGWLLVFAALISLATIFPWELGEKADPFAPAPAGIKPEWFFLFMFQTLKLLPAKIGFMDGEVLGALAFGIGGMFWMLVPFLDRKAVNGKNHRLFTILGVIILLYIITMTVWGYLA, encoded by the coding sequence ATGAAATTAACCTTGCAAAGCGATACGCTCACCTGGCTCGATGACCGCGTCGGCATCGAAACGCTCAAACAACTGGCGCAAAAAAAAGAAGTCCCGCTACATCGCCACACCATCTGGTATTACTTTGGCGGCATGACGCTGTTTCTCTTCGCCGTGCAAATGATTACCGGCGTGCTGTTGCTGTTTTATTACAAACCGGGAGCCGAAACCGCCTTTGAAAGTGTGCAATACATCATGGCGGATGTGCGATTCGGCTGGTTGATTCGCTCGATTCATAGCTGGTCAGCCAATTTGATGATCTTCACCATGTTCGTGCATATGTTCAGCGTCTTTTTGCTGAAAGCCTATCGCGCCCCGCGTGAACTCACCTGGGTGTCGGGCAGTTTGTTGTTTTTTATCATCCTGGGGTTTGGTTTCAGCGGCTACCTGTTGCCCTGGAATAAACTTGCCTATTTCGCCACCAAAGTCGGCACCGAAATCGCCGGAGTGGTTCCCATCATCGGGCAATTGGTTTTGCGGTTTTTGCGCGGCGGTGATGAAGTGACCGGCGCGACGCTCACGCGGTTTTACGGATTGCACGTCTCGGTTCTTCCGGCAATCACGCTTTTGTTGCTGGTCGCACACATCCTGTTCGTGCAACGGCAAGGCATGAGTGTGCCGAAAAAATTCGAGAGCAAAAAGTTGCCGACCATGAAATTCGTGCCCAACTTTTTATTGCGCGATGTGCTCGGCTGGCTGTTGGTATTTGCCGCCTTGATTTCGCTGGCGACGATTTTTCCCTGGGAATTGGGCGAGAAAGCCGACCCCTTTGCGCCCGCGCCGGCGGGCATTAAACCGGAATGGTTTTTTCTGTTCATGTTTCAAACCCTCAAACTGCTTCCGGCAAAAATTGGTTTTATGGACGGCGAAGTTCTCGGCGCACTCGCGTTTGGTATCGGCGGAATGTTTTGGATGCTGGTTCCCTTCCTCGATAGAAAGGCGGTAAACGGCAAAAACCATCGCCTGTTCACCATCCTCGGCGTCATCATTTTGCTTTACATCATCACCATGACAGTTTGGGGTTATCTGGCTTAG
- a CDS encoding Rieske (2Fe-2S) protein, producing MKEVVRLSADIHEAAGLSDNPKEIVPSSKQRRRFIDSLLLTSFSATFASIFYPIIKFLIPPQVVEASQASVVAGKLSELKANTGKIFKFGTKPGIIVKKASGEVCAFSATCTHLNCTVQYREDSQEIWCACHNGRYDLNGKNIAGPPPRPLEQFEVKVRGDEIFVSKG from the coding sequence ATGAAAGAAGTTGTACGATTATCCGCTGACATCCACGAAGCGGCGGGTTTATCAGATAACCCGAAAGAGATTGTGCCTTCGTCAAAACAACGACGCAGGTTCATTGACAGTTTATTACTGACCAGTTTCAGCGCAACCTTTGCGTCAATCTTTTATCCGATTATTAAATTTTTGATTCCCCCGCAAGTTGTCGAAGCCAGTCAAGCCAGCGTTGTTGCCGGTAAGCTCAGCGAGTTGAAAGCCAACACCGGCAAGATTTTCAAATTCGGCACCAAACCCGGAATCATCGTCAAAAAAGCCAGCGGCGAAGTCTGCGCTTTTTCAGCCACCTGCACCCATCTGAATTGCACTGTGCAATATCGCGAAGACAGCCAGGAAATCTGGTGCGCCTGTCACAACGGGCGTTATGACCTGAACGGCAAAAACATCGCGGGTCCGCCGCCCAGACCGCTTGAACAATTCGAGGTCAAGGTTCGCGGCGATGAAATCTTTGTCTCAAAGGGGTAA